The Synergistales bacterium region TCAGCGGCGTGGTGCTGGCCGGCATGCCCAGGGCCGAGCGGGCGGCCTTTCTCGAGAAGGTGGTGGACGCCATGGTACTGGCCAGGGCCGCCGAGATGGAAGGCGTGGCCTTCCGCGAGGATGTGCAGCGCCGTCTCAAGTGGGACCGGATCGATACCCTGGCGCGGGCCTACATCGAGCGCCGCACCGAGATGATGGATCTCTCCATCCCCCGGCTGGAGCGCTACTACAGGGAGCATGAGGGGCGGTACCGCCGCGAGGCGGCCGTCCACATGCTCCATATCCTCTTTTTCGACAGGAACAAGGCGGCGGAGGTCAAAACGGAGATCAAGGAGGGGGTGTCCTTTCCCCGCGCCGCCGAGCGGTACAGCAGGGATCAGGCCATCGGCCAGAGAGGCGGCGACCTGGGGTGGATCCCCATGGCGCAGCTGCCCGCCCCCATCGCCGATCTGGTGGAGCGCACCGGGCCCGGCGAGATCGGCGGCCCGGTGGAGACCCTGGAGGGCTACAATCTGATCAAGGTGCTGGAGAAGCGGGAGGGAGGGCTGCCTCCCTTCGAGCAAATCATGGACCAGGTCCGGGAGGATCTCGCCGTGGAGCTGCTGGAACAGGAGATCGGCACACTGCGGAAGCGCTACAATGTGGAGATCCACAGGGATCGAGTGGGGCGTCTGGGAGGCATTCCCGTCAACTGACGGCGGATGCGGCCGGACAGCGACAGAGGGAAACCGGAGGTGGCACTGTGGAACGAAGCATGGATCCCGCGGCGGATCCCGAGCTCTGGGGTGGATTGAACACGCCGGATGCGGACATCGAAAAAGCGGATATCGTGGTTGCGGGGATCCCCTACGACGGAGCGGTGAGCTGGCGGAAGGGGGCCGCCGAGGCCCCTGGGGCGGTCAGGGCGATCACCCGGACGGCCGATCCCGCCACGGAGTATTTCGAACCCCTGAAGGGGATGACGCTGCGGGACCTGGGCGATGTCGCCACAGACAGCCGGGAGACCATGTATGCCGAGGTGGCCGAGATCGTCGACCGATCGATCCGCAGCAAAACGCTCTGCTCCTTTATCGGCGGGGACCACTCCGTCACCATCCCCATCCTGCGCGGCCTGGACCGGGCGCTGGACCATCCCTTCGGCGTCGTCCATATCGACGCGCACTTCGACCTCTACGACGAGATGGGCGGCGACCGATATTCCCACGGCAGCACCCACAGACGAACACTGGAACTGGAGCACATACAGGGCACGGAGGCCCTGTTTTTTGTTGGCATCCGCACGGCGGGCGAACAGGAGACGGCCTTCCTGCAGGAGCACCCCGTCCAGGTGGTGGGGGCCGCCGAGCTGCGTCGCTGCGGCGTGGAGGATACGCTGGCCCGGCTCCACCGGGCCATGGGGCGGTTCCGGTCCATCTACGTGACGGTGGATATCGACGCCCTGGATCCGGCCTTCGCCCCCGGCACGGGCACCCCCCAGTTCGGCGGGCTCGACCCCAGGGAGCTCCTCGATCTGCTCTACGGGGTCTTCAAACTGCCGGTGGTCGGCTTTGATGTGGTGGAGGCGGCCCCCTCGCTGGAGGGATCCCAGGTGGCCCTCTTCGCGCTCCGCAAGATCCTCATGGAATGCTGGGGACACCACAAACGCAAGGGCTGCAGGGCGGAGGGCCGCTATGCCTGAGCGGCATCCGGCTCGGCCGTCGGACACCGACGGCACGCAGCGGGAGGACGTCCTCCTGGAAGCGGAGTCGCTCTTTCCCTTTCCCCGGTGGCTCCGGATCCTCCTCGGGATCGCCGGGATTGTCCTGCTCGCCAACGCCCTGATGGGCTTTGTCTTCCACGAGATGGCCGTCGCAGCGGGGCTGACCTTCCTGGCGGGATGCGACCGCCGCAATCTCCTGGACAGCACCGGTGTGGTGAAGGAGACCGTCACCTGGCTCCGGACCAGGCGCTCCGTGATCCCCTGGGAGGAGCTGCAGACGGTGGCGGTCAGCACCTACGGGAAGCGGACCATGGTCGGCTTTGTGGCCCCCGAACGGCGGTGGCGCTTTCTCTTCCGCCGGGATGACGCCGACGCCGTGCGGTCTCTCGTGGACCGTTACGCGCCGCAGGCCGAGGTGACCGCCGCCAGTCTTGACGGATGAATGAGCTCTTCCGGCATTGTTGATCGTGGAAGAATATTTGCATAAACGGTCTACTTGTGTACACTAGAGGAGGGTCGGTATGGAGGTACTCCTTGAGTCCCGCAGCACCACGCCCTTTCCGGAATCGATGCGGTGGGCGGCCCGGCTGGGCGGGGTCTTTTTCATCGTCCGGGGCATTATGATCCAGCTTGTCTACGAGGCTGTCGTCGGTCTGATTATCCTCTACATCTCCTCGTACCGGAAGCGGATCTATCTCTCCACGGAAGGCGTGGTGCGGGAGACCAGCTCCTGGTTCGGTCCCAGGCGGACGGTCTTCCCCTGGGAGCAGTTGACACACC contains the following coding sequences:
- a CDS encoding peptidylprolyl isomerase, whose product is MNRGLCIALVVLVAVLGLAAVPQAEAVDLATVDSDTLTAREFLYVLSRRTEGQGVISGVVLAGMPRAERAAFLEKVVDAMVLARAAEMEGVAFREDVQRRLKWDRIDTLARAYIERRTEMMDLSIPRLERYYREHEGRYRREAAVHMLHILFFDRNKAAEVKTEIKEGVSFPRAAERYSRDQAIGQRGGDLGWIPMAQLPAPIADLVERTGPGEIGGPVETLEGYNLIKVLEKREGGLPPFEQIMDQVREDLAVELLEQEIGTLRKRYNVEIHRDRVGRLGGIPVN
- the speB gene encoding agmatinase, whose protein sequence is MERSMDPAADPELWGGLNTPDADIEKADIVVAGIPYDGAVSWRKGAAEAPGAVRAITRTADPATEYFEPLKGMTLRDLGDVATDSRETMYAEVAEIVDRSIRSKTLCSFIGGDHSVTIPILRGLDRALDHPFGVVHIDAHFDLYDEMGGDRYSHGSTHRRTLELEHIQGTEALFFVGIRTAGEQETAFLQEHPVQVVGAAELRRCGVEDTLARLHRAMGRFRSIYVTVDIDALDPAFAPGTGTPQFGGLDPRELLDLLYGVFKLPVVGFDVVEAAPSLEGSQVALFALRKILMECWGHHKRKGCRAEGRYA